The DNA sequence AACTCCATTAACAGGATTTAAGTCCAAATCATAATTTTTGAATGTAACTTCGAGTTTATCATAACTTGACCAGTCTATATATTGAAAATCCGCAGTCCATGTAACATTATCATCAGCTTTATAAGCAATTCCCAAGGTTGCATTTTGTGGAGTTGTTAATGGAGCAGTAATATCTCCCGTTGGTAATGGTACATCACCAAGTTGTGGATGTTTAAAGGTAGCAGGAGAACTTTCTGCAGTACCACTAAGATCAAAACTTGCTTCACTTCTATAGCTTAAACCAATAGATAATTTTGGAAGAGGTTTATATAAAATGCCAGCTACAAAACCAAATGCAGTTCCATCCCCTTTCAAAGTTAGTGAAAAATCTCCTCCAACAGGTGACGGTGATTTTCGATTAATTTTAACATCAGCCCATGCAAATATACCACCTACACTTAATGATAAATTATCCAATAATTGATATGCAACTACAGGAGTTACAAAGAATGATTTAAGTTGTGTATCAACAGCTAAATATTTTCCCACCCAATTTGATGGCCATGTTGTCCCTAAACCAAAAGGATTATTAACACCAAGTCCCACATGGAGTTTATCAGTAATTTGTTGAGTAACATAGAGATTAATTGGTGTAAACACATGACTTTTTTGTTCATATTCTAATTTTGTAGTTC is a window from the Rosettibacter firmus genome containing:
- a CDS encoding OmpP1/FadL family transporter is translated as MKKILPLFLLVFLLSSSLFAGGFQLNEHGARAMAMGGAFTGLANDPSAIYFNPAGITQLKGTQFYLGSTLIAPLGSYTVPGTTKLEYEQKSHVFTPINLYVTQQITDKLHVGLGVNNPFGLGTTWPSNWVGKYLAVDTQLKSFFVTPVVAYQLLDNLSLSVGGIFAWADVKINRKSPSPVGGDFSLTLKGDGTAFGFVAGILYKPLPKLSIGLSYRSEASFDLSGTAESSPATFKHPQLGDVPLPTGDITAPLTTPQNATLGIAYKADDNVTWTADFQYIDWSSYDKLEVTFKNYDLDLNPVNGVQNVSSVPRNYKNTFIVRTGFEYDVTSAFKLRGGIFYDRNPVPTEYVEPTLPDADRIGLNIGYGAKLTENLNLDISYLLLLFSNRDVSNSKFGFNGKYSNTAHLFGVNLHYTL